From one Mobula birostris isolate sMobBir1 chromosome 20, sMobBir1.hap1, whole genome shotgun sequence genomic stretch:
- the st3gal4 gene encoding CMP-N-acetylneuraminate-beta-galactosamide-alpha-2,3-sialyltransferase 4 isoform X4 has translation MNWKSDSSKIMQYLLIFASLITMVILFNMTLKSNLPYSMEEKDCKIGYSEMYSQRVILNFTRNTELFLSLNDVWWKEKSNPINELPYGIKGTEQSINRILAKIHYDMPENIKRLACKRCAIIGNGYTLRNSSLGETINKYDVVIRINDAPVRGYEKDVGNKTTLRFFYPESAGFMPEIENNPNTLLVFLPFKQVDARWLSAILYNEKRTSKGFWKPPPLVWEANPSNIRILNPYYIHQAATKLLKIPLKVPPRSKQCDIIETQDRPRLKN, from the exons ATAGTTCTAAGATCATGCAGTATCTGTTAATTTTTGCAAGTCTGATTACAATGGTGATCCTCTTCAACATGACACTGAAGTCAAATCTTCC TTACAGCATGGAAGAAAAGGACTGCAAAATTGGGTATTCTGAAATGTACAGTCAACGTGTTATATTAAA TTTCACAAGAAACACAGAGTTATTCTTAAGTTTAAATGATGTTTGGTGGAAGGAGAAAAGCAATCCCATCAATGAATTACCATATGGAattaaaggcactg AACAATCAATTAACAGGATATTGGCCAAAATACATTATGACATGCCCGAAAATATAAAGAG GTTGGCTTGTAAAAGATGCGCTATCATTGGTAATGGATACACTCTGAGGAACAGCTCCCTCGGAGAAACAATCAACAAATACGATGTTGTCATTCG AATAAATGATGCTCCCGTCCGAGGCTACGAGAAGGACGTTGGCAACAAAACCACGCTGCGTTTCTTTTACCCTGAATCAGCAGGTTTCATGCCCGAGATTGAAAACAATCCCAACACACTTCTTGTGTTTTTACCCTTCAAGCAAGTGGATGCTCGTTGGCTCAGTGCAATCCTGTATAACGAGAAAAGA ACAAGCAAAGGATTCTGGAAGCCTCCACCCTTAGTATGGGAAGCAAATCCTTCTAATATCCGAATCCTCAACCCATATTACATACACCAAGCTGCGACCAAATTATTGAAAATCCCATTGAAGGTACCTCCCAGGTCCAAACAG